One window of the Pseudomonas sp. S04 genome contains the following:
- a CDS encoding cysteine hydrolase family protein, with product MSVPKTMFQLSGRGYAPANLAHATLVIIDAQKEYLSGPLALTGMAEAVANIQQLLAAARAAGRPIVHVHHLGTVGGLFDPQGERGEFIPGLEPLSDETLIGKLLPSAFHGTPLEKRLQDLGSLDLIVCGFMSHSSVSTTVRAAKNLGFRCTLVEDACATRDLPYKGGVLTAEHVQQTEMAIMADNFATLAQTRDLI from the coding sequence ATGTCCGTTCCAAAGACGATGTTTCAACTCAGCGGTCGTGGTTACGCGCCAGCCAATCTGGCCCACGCGACACTGGTGATCATCGATGCACAAAAAGAATACCTCAGCGGCCCACTGGCCCTGACCGGCATGGCAGAGGCCGTGGCCAACATCCAGCAACTGCTCGCAGCGGCCCGGGCCGCGGGGCGACCGATTGTCCATGTGCATCACCTGGGCACTGTCGGCGGCCTGTTCGACCCCCAGGGCGAGCGCGGTGAGTTCATACCCGGCCTCGAACCCCTGAGCGACGAAACCCTCATCGGCAAGTTGCTGCCCAGCGCGTTCCACGGCACGCCCCTGGAAAAACGCCTGCAGGACCTTGGCTCCCTGGACCTGATCGTCTGCGGCTTCATGAGTCACTCCAGCGTCAGTACCACCGTGCGTGCGGCCAAGAACCTGGGCTTTCGCTGCACCCTGGTCGAAGACGCCTGCGCCACCCGGGACCTGCCCTACAAGGGCGGCGTACTGACTGCCGAGCACGTCCAGCAGACCGAAATGGCGATCATGGCTGACAACTTCGCCACCCTCGCCCAGACCCGGGACCTGATCTGA
- the prmB gene encoding 50S ribosomal protein L3 N(5)-glutamine methyltransferase, translated as MITSRLRTLRDHIRWAVSRFHGEDLFFGHGTDNAWDEARQLVLGALHLPWEIADSYLDCALEDDELVNLQRLLKRRIEDRIPTAYLLGEAWFCGMSFIVDERVLIPRSPIGELIEKRFAPWLDSEPARILDLCTGSGCIGIACAYEFQDAEVVLADLSFEALEVANQNIERHGVDERVYTVQGDGFDGLPGQRFDLIVSNPPYVDAEDFADMPDEFQHEPELGLACGEDGLNLVRRMLAQAADHLNEKGLLIVEVGNSQVHVEALYPEVDFAWLEFERGGHGVFMLSAEQCREHQALFASRA; from the coding sequence GTGATCACTTCCCGTCTGCGCACTTTGCGCGACCATATTCGTTGGGCTGTCAGCCGTTTTCATGGGGAGGATCTGTTTTTCGGCCATGGGACCGACAACGCCTGGGATGAAGCCCGTCAACTGGTGCTGGGAGCGTTGCACCTGCCTTGGGAAATCGCCGACAGCTACCTGGACTGCGCGCTCGAAGACGACGAACTGGTCAACCTGCAGCGGTTGCTCAAGCGCCGTATCGAAGACCGCATTCCCACCGCCTACCTGCTGGGCGAGGCCTGGTTCTGCGGCATGTCGTTTATTGTCGATGAGCGCGTGTTGATCCCGCGTTCACCGATTGGCGAACTGATCGAAAAACGCTTCGCTCCCTGGCTGGACAGCGAGCCGGCGCGCATTCTCGACCTGTGCACCGGTTCCGGTTGCATCGGCATCGCCTGTGCCTATGAGTTCCAGGACGCTGAAGTGGTGCTGGCGGACTTGTCGTTCGAAGCCCTTGAGGTGGCCAACCAGAATATCGAGCGCCACGGCGTCGATGAGCGGGTGTACACGGTCCAGGGCGACGGCTTCGACGGTTTGCCTGGCCAGCGATTCGACCTGATCGTGTCCAATCCACCGTACGTGGATGCCGAAGACTTTGCCGATATGCCGGACGAGTTCCAGCACGAGCCCGAGCTGGGCCTGGCCTGTGGCGAAGACGGTCTGAACCTGGTGCGGCGCATGCTGGCGCAGGCGGCCGATCACCTGAACGAGAAAGGCTTGCTGATTGTCGAGGTGGGCAACAGCCAGGTACACGTCGAGGCGCTGTACCCGGAAGTCGATTTCGCCTGGCTGGAGTTCGAACGCGGCGGCCACGGCGTGTTCATGCTCAGCGCCGAGCAATGCCGTGAACACCAGGCACTGTTTGCATCACGGGCCTGA